Below is a window of Streptomyces sp. NBC_01429 DNA.
GCGGCGGATCGCGGCCTCACCGTCGGACAGCCCGCCGCGCGCCAGGGCCGCCTTACGGACGGCTTCGGTCACGTCGTTGCCGACCTCGTCGATGACGCCGAGTTCGATGGCGTCGGGGAGGGCGATGTCGGTGGCCCACAGCACGAGGCGACGGGCACGGGCCGGACCGACGTGCCGGACGAGCCGGTAGAGGGTCATACCGGGCCAGAACTGCCCGTGGTTGACCGGGAGTACGAGCTTCAGGTCGGGGGTGCCGATCCGGAAGTCGGCGGCCAGCAGCAGGTCGAGGACGGGGCCGCCGCACGTGCCCTGGGCCACGGCGATGGTGACGTTGTCGAGGCGTTCCAGGCGACGGACGGCGCGTTCCCAGCGGTTGACCTCGTGGATGGAGACGTCGCCGGGCCATTCGCCGGCCCCGGGCGGCGACGGCGCGAACCGGAGGGCGACGGCCGTCCGTTGCCGCTGGTCCTCGGCCTCCTCGCACACGGCGTTCAGCGCCGCGGTCAACTCGGGCAGCGGGCCGCCGCCGTCCAGCCGGGCCAGGGTGCCCAGGCCGTCGGGCAGCGGGGTCCGGTCGGGCTCGGTCCTCATGTCGGCACACCTTTCTTCCGTCACCAGCCCACCAGGGCCGTCTCGATGGTCGACCCGGGTCCCATCGTCATCAGCACCCCGAGGTCACCGGGTACCGCGACCCCCTCGTCACGCAGCCGCTCGTAGGAGAACAGGAACGAGGCGCTGGAGAGGTTGCCGTGGTCGCGCAGGACCCCGGTGGTGTGCCGCACGTCGTACCGGGACAGCCCGAGGTTCACGCGGACCGAGTCGACGACTTTCTTTCCGCCGGAGTGCACCACCCAGTGGGCGATGTCGCCGACGCGCAGTCCGGTGCCGTCCAGGAGCCGCGCCACGGCTGTCCGCGCGTTGGCCCCCACGACGTAGGGGACCTCGGGGTCGAGGTAGAAGCTGAACTTGCCGTGCCCGTCGTCCCAGTCGTAGCGCATCGCGTCGACCGCCTCGGGGATGATGTGGCTGGTGAACCGCAGCAGAGCCGGGTCCGGCGGGGGCTCCCGCGGAGCGGCGCGGACCGCGACGGCCGCGGCGCCGTCGCCGAACAGGCTGTTGACCACCGAGGAGCGCATGGTGCCGTCGAAGACGTAGGCGGCGGAGCAGACCTCGACGCACACCATCAGGGCGAGCTCGTTCGGATGGCCGGCGGCCCAGCCGACGACGGCGTTGAGGGCGTTCAGCCCGGCGTTGCAGCCCATGCCGACGACGTCCAGGCGCTGGCAGGACTGTTCGATCCCCAGGTCCTTGATGAGCAGCGCGGAGAATCCGGGGGTGAGCAGTCCGGTGGAGGTGACGCAGCAGAGGTACCGGATGTCGCCGGGCACGGCGCCCGCGTCCTTCAGGCAGCGTCCGACGGCCTCGCCGCCCATCCGCAGTCCGCTCGCGGCGTGTTTGCGCAGCAGGTCGCCCTGGGACTCGACGGCGGGGAGCCCGTCGGGGCCGGTCGGGGGCAGGGTGAGGTTGCGGCGTTCGATGGCACCGCCGAGGAAGACGGAGCGGATCCGCCGGTCGGTGATGCCGAAGGTGTCGAGGACTTCCTCTTGTGTGTAGGAGGTCGCCGGCACGGCGGTGCCGACGCCGGCGATACCCGGGGCACCGGAGCCCGTCCGCTCCGGAGGGATTTCCGGAGCCGAGGCCGCCGGTTGCTGCGTTGCGCGCACGTTTCTCCTCCGTATGACACGTGACCGGTCCGGCCGAACCGGTCGCGGATTCCGGGCAAGCCTCGTCGGCCTGGACGGCGCCTCGACATGAACGTGATGCTCCAGAAAATCTCCGTGAGCGGCACCAGTGCTTGCCGCAGTTACGGGAGGCCGAACGTCCGTGACAGCCACGGGCGTCGTCACCCCGGCGTCTGCCGCCGGCACCCCGGGCCGGCGACCCGCGCGCCCAGACGGAGGCGCCGCCCGCCCGCGACGAAACCACCCCAAGGGGCAGCACACTTACGGCATTTCCCGAATAAAGGGGAGCATTTCACGGCCGCATGCGGGCAGGATTCGGGCAGCGATGAAAACAGAACGGGCTTGGGCCGTGCGTTCAATCATGATTAGATGCAGTCGCGGCGTGATTGGCATGGGACGCCAAACCGCTGACGGGGGCAGCTACCGCACGGTCACGAAAGTGACATCGAGGTCCGGAACCCGAAAGGAGAGCTCCGGTTTGCGTCTTACCCACGTGAATGAGCTCATCAGCGGCCTCTCATCTCCCGGCGCGGGAAAGGCGTACGTGCCGTGGATGTCGACCGGTCACAAGCCCTGGCGTCCCACAGCAAGAGGCACGAGAAAGTACCGGCCTCTCCTTCACCTGTCACTCCCCTGAGCCGATAACCGACCCGCGCCGCGGCGCGTCATCACGGCACGACAGCGACGACAGCGTCGCCCCGAAGCCGCCCGGCGGAACGTCACACGCAGGATTTCATCCGTCACGCCCCTCTTCCCCCCTCCATTTTTCCCGGAAGGTAATCCCTGGCGCTGGGACGCGCCCCGGAAATCACTTCCGACGGCAAGCACCACTGCGTTCGTTCGCGGGTGATCCAGCCTCATTCGCGCACTACAGCCGTATGTCATCGTCGCGAAATCCTTCAGTCACAGCGGATGTGCCCCCCATGGCCCGCGGCGACGTCAACGCAAGGCAGCACTTACGGAGAGGTGCCGGAATTGACCTCAGAATCCCCCCACACCACTATTTCCTGCGACATGTGCGGCAAGCACATGCACAAGAGAAACCCCGAAAGCGCGACACCGCCGCGCTCCCGGTACTGCTCGAACGCCTGCCGACAGCGTTCCTATCGGCAGCGGCAGAAAGCCGGCGGGATGGGCACGGCGGTCGGCGGCGGCCCCCTGACCCAGTTGAGCAGCTTCGTCGGCAGGACCGACGAGATGGTGGAGCTGAGCCGGTTGCTCCGCACCGTACGACTGCTGACGCTGACGGGACCCGCCGGGGTGGGCAAGACGCGCCTGGCCCTGGAACTGGCCGGTCAGGAGCAACGCAGCAGGCACTGCGAAGTCGTCGTCGTGAAGCTGGCGGCACTGACCCACATCGACGAGATACGGCGGCGGATCCTGATCGCCGCCGGCGAGCCGGCCGAGGACGGTGCTCCGGGCGCACCGCGGGCGGCCCCGTACACGAACGAGGGAGACCGCCTTCTGGTGCTCGACGACTGCGAGCACGTCCTGGACGAGTGCGGGTTGGTGCTCAGCGAACTGCTGCCGCGACACCCGTGTCTGTGGGTCGTCGCCACCAGCCGTGAACCGCTGCGTCTCCCGGGGGAGGCGATATTCTCGCTCTCCGGTCTGGCACTGCCCGATATGAACAGCGATTCGTTCTTCGCGGAGTGTCTGCGGTCGGACGCCGTGCTGCTGTTCCTGGACCGGGCGCGAGCCGTGGTGCACGATTTCCAGCTCACCCAGGAGAACGCCAGGCACGTCGGCGAGATCTGTATCCGGCTGGACGGCCTGCCGCTCCCCATCGAGATGGCCGCCCGGCTGATAAAGATGTTTCCGTCGGTCGAGGTCAGGGCCCGCCTGGACGACCGCCTGTCCCTGCTGACCAACGGATGGCGCCTGGCGGACCAACGGCACCAGAGCCTGCGGGCCTCCCTCCAGTGGGGCTACGACCTGCTGAATCCGGCCGAACGGTCGCTGCTGCGGAGACTGTCCGTCATACCGGGCGGGTTCGGGCTCGACACGGCTGCCGCGGTGGCCGCCGAGGACGACGCGGCGAAACCGGGCACGTCCGAACTGCTGATCGCCCTGTCGGCCAAGTCCGTCATCACCCCGTACACCGATCAGGACGGCCTGGCCCGGTTCCGGCTGCTGGAGTCGATGCGAAGTTTCGGTCACGAACGGCTGGTCGCCGAAGGCGAGGACACCGAGACGTACGGGCGGCTGGTGACCTGGCTGACACGGTTGTCGGAACCGCTCCACCGGGACATCTTCATCCAGCCCGCGGTGCTCCGGCGTCTGGAGGAGGAACACGGCAACCTCACCCATGCCCTCCGCCGGCTGATGACCGGCACGGACGAGCGCCAACTGCTCCTGGTCGGCGCCCTGGCCACGGTGGAGCTGGCACGGGGATCCGCTGGCGACACGCTGACGCTGGTCTCGCACGTCCTGGACCGCGGCATCGAGTCGCCGTCCTACCGGAGCGTCGCCCTGGCGTGTGCGGCCGCGCTGGCGGGACGGCAGGCGGACTACGGCGCGGCCCTGCGCTACGCCTCGCAGGCCGTGGAGCTGGAACGCGACAACAACCGCGATCCGTTCCTCAGCCGTCTCCTGCTGCTGCGCAGCGCGCTCCACGAGACACACGGCGACCAGGGCAGTGCTGTGGCGGACCTGTGGGAGTGCCTGAAGATCGGCCACCGGCTGCGCAGCGAGACCCTGACGGCCCTCTGCCGGGCCGGTCTCGCCCGGTACCAGCTGCTGAACGGTGAGGTGGGCCGGGCCGAGCAGGTGATCGAGG
It encodes the following:
- the dpgB gene encoding enoyl-CoA-hydratase DpgB, yielding MRTEPDRTPLPDGLGTLARLDGGGPLPELTAALNAVCEEAEDQRQRTAVALRFAPSPPGAGEWPGDVSIHEVNRWERAVRRLERLDNVTIAVAQGTCGGPVLDLLLAADFRIGTPDLKLVLPVNHGQFWPGMTLYRLVRHVGPARARRLVLWATDIALPDAIELGVIDEVGNDVTEAVRKAALARGGLSDGEAAIRRRLLEEAASAEYQDALGAHLAACDRELRRLRSSAPGASAGTAAGRAGAAG
- the dpgA gene encoding 3,5-dihydroxyphenylacetyl-CoA synthase DpgA, which codes for MPPERTGSGAPGIAGVGTAVPATSYTQEEVLDTFGITDRRIRSVFLGGAIERRNLTLPPTGPDGLPAVESQGDLLRKHAASGLRMGGEAVGRCLKDAGAVPGDIRYLCCVTSTGLLTPGFSALLIKDLGIEQSCQRLDVVGMGCNAGLNALNAVVGWAAGHPNELALMVCVEVCSAAYVFDGTMRSSVVNSLFGDGAAAVAVRAAPREPPPDPALLRFTSHIIPEAVDAMRYDWDDGHGKFSFYLDPEVPYVVGANARTAVARLLDGTGLRVGDIAHWVVHSGGKKVVDSVRVNLGLSRYDVRHTTGVLRDHGNLSSASFLFSYERLRDEGVAVPGDLGVLMTMGPGSTIETALVGW
- a CDS encoding ATP-binding protein, encoding MGTAVGGGPLTQLSSFVGRTDEMVELSRLLRTVRLLTLTGPAGVGKTRLALELAGQEQRSRHCEVVVVKLAALTHIDEIRRRILIAAGEPAEDGAPGAPRAAPYTNEGDRLLVLDDCEHVLDECGLVLSELLPRHPCLWVVATSREPLRLPGEAIFSLSGLALPDMNSDSFFAECLRSDAVLLFLDRARAVVHDFQLTQENARHVGEICIRLDGLPLPIEMAARLIKMFPSVEVRARLDDRLSLLTNGWRLADQRHQSLRASLQWGYDLLNPAERSLLRRLSVIPGGFGLDTAAAVAAEDDAAKPGTSELLIALSAKSVITPYTDQDGLARFRLLESMRSFGHERLVAEGEDTETYGRLVTWLTRLSEPLHRDIFIQPAVLRRLEEEHGNLTHALRRLMTGTDERQLLLVGALATVELARGSAGDTLTLVSHVLDRGIESPSYRSVALACAAALAGRQADYGAALRYASQAVELERDNNRDPFLSRLLLLRSALHETHGDQGSAVADLWECLKIGHRLRSETLTALCRAGLARYQLLNGEVGRAEQVIEEVLPLLRTNVSPRWLHASLVTAGALALEKDDLPTAEAYFAESSRTPAVHTRGPVDSFQGLAIVAARAYRFEKVLQLIGAAERIGPRSSWGGAWWQERVDAARSAALRALPAGRASASLEAGRAMRPNHVLAFALGSQATSTAVQAADSLLSKRERDVTTLVVEGLTNRQIAARIHVSVRTVETHIRHIRTTLGLRSRAHIAAWAVEQRTATAHRTVLSPRGLGPLADGGALV